A section of the Anabaena cylindrica PCC 7122 genome encodes:
- a CDS encoding CPBP family intramembrane glutamic endopeptidase: protein MVEQKNQEPEIPYLTRTQVLVAMGATAIILWIVAKLWLRFGNIPLFKLYWHPKDLFLGVGLSVIITVLSSLAYRFSPPYRKSADYYLKLVLKPLALPDLIWLGLLPGLSEELLFRGVMLPALGANHVAVIVSSLCFGVLHLSGSEQWPYVIWATIIGIILGYSALFSGNLLVPIVAHILTNLLSSYMWKMRNL, encoded by the coding sequence GTGGTTGAACAAAAAAACCAAGAGCCAGAAATTCCTTACCTCACACGTACTCAAGTACTTGTCGCTATGGGCGCGACTGCCATTATTTTGTGGATAGTGGCCAAGCTGTGGTTGCGCTTTGGCAACATTCCCCTATTTAAGTTGTACTGGCATCCAAAAGATTTATTTTTAGGAGTGGGATTGAGTGTAATTATAACTGTTTTAAGTAGTTTGGCTTATCGCTTTTCTCCTCCCTATCGTAAAAGTGCAGATTATTATCTGAAACTCGTACTCAAGCCTTTAGCTTTACCAGATTTGATCTGGCTAGGGTTATTACCAGGTTTAAGTGAAGAATTATTATTTCGCGGTGTCATGTTACCAGCTTTAGGTGCTAATCATGTAGCCGTCATTGTCTCAAGTCTTTGTTTTGGAGTTTTACATCTAAGTGGTTCCGAACAATGGCCTTATGTAATTTGGGCAACGATTATCGGCATTATTTTGGGATATAGCGCTCTATTCAGTGGCAATTTGTTAGTACCAATTGTGGCGCATATACTGACAAATCTGCTATCTAGCTATATGTGGAAAATGCGTAATTTATAG
- a CDS encoding DUF3326 domain-containing protein encodes MQRPYTAILIIPTGIGAAIGGYAGDALPVAKVISQVCDRLITHPNVMNGASLYWNISNALYVEGYGLDKFAAGEWGLRPVHRNRVGLLLDQSIEPELMLRHLQAADAARATLGLTIANHVITDAPLNVELRASASGASWGTIGNPDSLLRAAEILIKKERVDAIAVVARFPDNIDEEAAQNYRHGHGVDPLAGAEAVISHLLVRTFQIPCAHAPALAAALPDPNLSPRSAAEELGYTFLPCVLIGLSCAPQFILKREIINSLPADIWADQVDAVIVPANACGGSALLSLSQKQCQIITVAENKTLIQVPAPVLGINSIQVNSYLEAVGVLVAHKAGISHSSLVIDH; translated from the coding sequence ATGCAACGTCCATATACAGCGATTCTAATTATTCCTACTGGCATTGGGGCGGCAATTGGTGGTTATGCTGGTGATGCATTACCTGTGGCTAAAGTTATATCACAGGTGTGCGATCGCTTGATAACTCATCCCAATGTCATGAATGGCGCTAGTTTATACTGGAATATTTCCAACGCTTTATATGTTGAAGGTTATGGACTGGATAAATTTGCTGCTGGGGAATGGGGTTTGCGTCCTGTTCACCGTAACCGAGTAGGTTTACTTTTAGACCAAAGTATCGAACCTGAATTAATGCTCAGACACCTGCAAGCCGCAGATGCAGCTAGAGCCACCTTGGGTTTAACCATTGCAAATCATGTAATTACAGATGCCCCATTAAACGTAGAATTACGTGCTTCTGCTTCTGGTGCAAGCTGGGGAACAATTGGCAACCCAGACAGCTTACTGCGAGCAGCGGAAATATTGATCAAAAAAGAACGAGTTGATGCGATCGCAGTTGTTGCCCGGTTTCCCGATAACATAGATGAAGAAGCAGCCCAAAACTACCGTCATGGTCATGGTGTAGACCCCCTAGCAGGTGCAGAAGCAGTAATTAGCCATTTACTAGTCCGCACCTTTCAAATTCCTTGCGCCCATGCTCCCGCCCTTGCAGCAGCCTTACCAGACCCCAATTTATCTCCCCGTTCGGCTGCTGAAGAATTAGGTTATACCTTTCTACCTTGCGTCCTTATCGGCTTAAGTTGCGCTCCCCAATTTATCCTCAAAAGGGAAATTATTAATTCTTTACCAGCAGATATTTGGGCAGATCAAGTTGATGCTGTTATAGTACCTGCGAATGCTTGTGGTGGTAGTGCCTTATTAAGTTTAAGCCAGAAGCAGTGCCAAATAATTACAGTTGCAGAAAATAAAACTTTAATACAAGTCCCTGCCCCAGTATTAGGGATCAACTCTATACAGGTAAACTCATATTTAGAAGCAGTAGGTGTATTAGTCGCTCACAAAGCTGGTATTAGTCATTCATCATTAGTCATTGATCATTAG
- a CDS encoding 2Fe-2S iron-sulfur cluster-binding protein, protein MSKTYTVEINHQGKIHALQVPENETILSVAQDAGLDLPTSCGAGVCTTCAGQITEGKVDQADGMGVSLELQKQGYVLLCVAKPLSDLKIDTEKEDIVYQKQFGKD, encoded by the coding sequence ATGTCCAAAACTTACACCGTAGAAATTAACCACCAAGGCAAAATTCATGCTTTGCAAGTTCCTGAAAATGAAACTATCCTCTCAGTTGCTCAAGATGCTGGTTTAGATTTGCCAACTTCTTGTGGTGCTGGTGTTTGCACGACTTGCGCGGGTCAGATTACTGAGGGTAAGGTAGACCAAGCTGATGGTATGGGGGTGAGTCTAGAATTGCAAAAGCAAGGCTATGTGTTGCTTTGTGTGGCTAAACCTCTTTCTGATTTAAAAATTGACACAGAAAAAGAAGACATAGTTTATCAAAAGCAATTTGGTAAAGACTAA
- a CDS encoding bestrophin family protein, with amino-acid sequence MANERLQWFKVALQIRGSVITAVYLRVIGCGIFGVLVSVLYYFKVPVSQPILGSVIPSIVLGLLLVFRTNTAYERFWEGRKIWGSIVNTVRNLARQIWVSVDEISIEDKDHKIDTLNLLVAFAVSTKLHLRSEAINSELEELMPTSRYIKLKLMNNPPLEIAFWISDYLQQQYNRNCLNSYQLNSLQQLLNILVDNLGSCERILKTPIPLAYAIHLKQLLLLYCLLLPFQIVENLGWWTGFISALVSFTLLGIEAIGLEIENPFGYDANDLPLDNICNTMKININDLISLTPSVHSYKEDI; translated from the coding sequence ATGGCAAACGAAAGATTGCAATGGTTTAAAGTTGCTTTACAGATTAGAGGCTCTGTAATTACAGCAGTTTATCTACGAGTTATTGGGTGCGGAATATTTGGCGTTTTAGTTTCAGTACTTTACTATTTCAAAGTACCAGTTTCTCAACCTATTTTAGGAAGTGTAATTCCCAGCATTGTTTTAGGTTTATTACTAGTTTTTCGCACAAATACAGCTTATGAACGTTTTTGGGAAGGCAGAAAAATCTGGGGTTCTATAGTCAATACAGTCCGAAATCTAGCACGACAAATTTGGGTATCTGTTGATGAAATTTCGATAGAAGATAAAGACCATAAAATTGACACTTTAAATTTATTAGTAGCTTTTGCCGTATCAACCAAACTGCATTTACGAAGTGAAGCTATAAATAGTGAATTAGAAGAATTAATGCCCACCTCTCGATATATTAAGCTGAAATTAATGAATAATCCTCCTCTAGAAATTGCTTTTTGGATAAGCGATTACTTACAACAACAATATAACCGCAATTGCTTAAATAGCTACCAATTAAACTCTCTACAACAATTATTAAATATCTTGGTTGATAATTTAGGCTCTTGTGAACGCATCTTAAAAACGCCTATTCCCCTAGCCTATGCTATTCATCTCAAGCAATTATTATTATTATATTGCCTGTTATTACCATTTCAAATAGTCGAGAATCTTGGTTGGTGGACAGGATTTATTTCTGCTTTAGTTAGCTTTACCTTATTGGGTATTGAAGCCATTGGTTTAGAAATAGAAAATCCATTCGGTTATGATGCCAATGATTTACCTTTGGATAATATTTGTAACACCATGAAAATTAATATTAACGATTTAATTAGTTTGACTCCTAGCGTCCATTCATACAAAGAAGATATATGA
- a CDS encoding M28 family peptidase, which produces MTLKQRLKNHLQEIARERDPYMATAGHFFVQEYIRQQFTQWGSVEIHTFQVGSKSGKNLILNLPASAKKQKLDLPPILIGAHYDGVPGTVAADDNATGMAVLLEFARNFAAEPIKYPLRLVAFDMEEYGLLGSADYAALLREQGQNLRLMMSLEMLGYRDSTPGSQSYPSPLGLIYPNRGDFIGLIGNWRTLADLMSLSRSIRQTGVPSQWLPAPNRGLMVPQTRLSDHAPFWDQGYPAMMVTDTAFMRNPHYHKPSDTIATLDLDFLTGVCEGLEVGIRRL; this is translated from the coding sequence TTGACATTAAAACAGCGATTAAAAAATCATTTACAAGAGATAGCACGAGAACGTGATCCCTATATGGCAACTGCGGGACATTTTTTTGTTCAAGAATACATTCGCCAACAATTTACCCAATGGGGAAGTGTGGAAATCCACACCTTTCAAGTAGGGTCTAAAAGCGGCAAAAACTTGATTTTAAATTTACCCGCTTCAGCAAAAAAGCAAAAGTTAGATTTACCACCTATTTTAATCGGCGCTCATTATGATGGCGTACCTGGTACAGTAGCTGCTGATGATAACGCTACGGGTATGGCTGTTTTATTAGAATTTGCTAGAAATTTTGCCGCTGAACCAATTAAATATCCGTTGCGGCTAGTGGCTTTTGATATGGAAGAATATGGGTTATTGGGAAGTGCTGATTATGCAGCTTTGTTGCGCGAACAAGGGCAAAATCTCCGCTTGATGATGTCTTTGGAAATGTTAGGGTATCGAGATTCTACCCCTGGTTCCCAAAGTTACCCTTCTCCTTTAGGACTTATTTACCCAAATCGTGGTGACTTTATTGGTTTAATTGGCAATTGGCGGACTTTGGCGGATTTAATGAGTTTAAGTCGCAGTATTCGCCAAACGGGTGTCCCTAGTCAATGGCTACCAGCACCGAATCGCGGTTTAATGGTTCCTCAAACCCGACTTAGTGATCATGCCCCTTTTTGGGATCAAGGTTATCCAGCAATGATGGTGACAGATACTGCTTTTATGCGAAATCCTCATTATCACAAACCAAGCGATACTATTGCTACTTTGGATTTAGATTTTCTCACAGGTGTCTGTGAGGGTTTGGAAGTTGGTATCAGGCGGTTATGA
- the dnaK gene encoding molecular chaperone DnaK, protein MGKVVGIDLGTTNSVVAVMEGGKPVVIANAEGMRTTPSVVGFSKEGERVVGQMARRQTVLNPQNTFFAVKRFIGRKYGELNPDSKRVPYTIRKDEMGNIKVACPRLNKEFATEEISAMVLKKLADDASRYLGEAVTGAVITVPAYFNDSQRQATRDAGRIAGLDVLRILNEPTAASLAYGLDRGETETILVFDLGGGTFDVSILEVGDGIFEVKATSGDTQLGGNDFDRKIVDWLAEQFLEVEGVDLRRDRQALQRLMEAAEKAKIELSAVSVTDINLPFITATEDGPKHLETRLTRSQFEGLCTDLISRVRTPVKRALKDAGLSSRDIEEVVLVGGSTRIPMVKQLVRDLIGIEPNENVNPDEVVAVGAAIQAGILAGELKDVLLLDVTPLSMGLETIGGVMKKLIPRNTTIPVRRSDIFSTSENNQNSVEIHVVQGEREMATDNKSLGRFKLYGIPPAPRGIPQVQVSFDIDANGILQVTALDRTTGREQSITIQGASTLSESEVNRMIQDAEKYADIDRERKERVEKRTRSEALILQAERQLREVALEMGMQFARNRRQKIDNICRELRESLKDNDDRGIDQAYADLQDALYELNREVREYYADDEDEDLFGAIRDIFTGDKEKERERDYPRDTYRERDSYSRDYGRDNTKDYGKDYGRDNRSSSYDSPPPRRSRPSYQDNWDDDDDWL, encoded by the coding sequence ATGGGCAAGGTAGTCGGCATCGACTTGGGTACAACCAACTCAGTAGTCGCCGTGATGGAGGGTGGCAAGCCGGTGGTGATTGCCAATGCAGAAGGAATGCGAACAACCCCCTCAGTCGTTGGCTTCAGTAAGGAAGGGGAAAGGGTAGTTGGGCAAATGGCAAGACGGCAAACCGTTCTGAATCCCCAAAATACCTTTTTTGCGGTTAAACGCTTTATTGGGCGGAAATATGGTGAACTGAACCCAGATTCCAAGCGTGTGCCATACACTATCCGCAAAGATGAAATGGGCAATATTAAAGTTGCTTGTCCTCGGTTAAATAAGGAATTTGCAACAGAGGAAATTTCAGCTATGGTGCTGAAGAAGTTGGCAGATGATGCTAGTCGCTATTTGGGAGAAGCTGTGACTGGGGCGGTGATTACTGTTCCTGCTTATTTTAATGATTCCCAACGCCAAGCTACCCGTGATGCTGGGAGAATAGCTGGTTTAGATGTGCTGCGAATTCTGAATGAACCAACTGCGGCATCTTTGGCTTACGGATTAGATCGGGGTGAAACTGAAACCATCTTAGTTTTTGATTTGGGTGGTGGGACGTTTGATGTGTCGATTTTGGAAGTAGGTGATGGCATATTTGAAGTTAAAGCCACTAGTGGAGATACCCAGTTAGGTGGTAATGATTTTGATAGAAAAATAGTTGATTGGTTGGCAGAGCAATTTTTAGAAGTAGAAGGTGTAGACTTAAGACGCGATCGCCAAGCTTTGCAAAGATTAATGGAAGCAGCAGAAAAAGCGAAAATAGAACTTTCTGCCGTCAGCGTTACCGATATTAACTTACCCTTCATCACTGCCACGGAAGATGGCCCCAAGCATTTAGAAACTCGCCTGACGCGATCGCAATTTGAAGGACTTTGTACTGACTTAATCAGCCGAGTGCGAACCCCTGTTAAACGGGCGCTAAAAGATGCCGGACTTTCATCTAGGGATATTGAAGAAGTTGTACTAGTGGGCGGTTCCACAAGGATACCGATGGTAAAACAGCTAGTTCGGGATTTAATTGGCATCGAACCCAACGAAAACGTCAACCCTGACGAAGTTGTGGCCGTTGGTGCTGCTATTCAAGCAGGTATTCTCGCAGGTGAACTCAAAGATGTGTTGCTGTTAGATGTCACACCCCTATCTATGGGATTAGAAACCATTGGTGGCGTGATGAAAAAACTGATTCCCCGCAACACAACTATACCAGTACGACGCTCTGACATTTTTTCCACCTCTGAAAATAACCAAAACAGCGTAGAAATCCACGTTGTCCAAGGTGAAAGAGAAATGGCAACAGATAATAAGTCTTTAGGACGGTTTAAGCTGTACGGCATCCCACCAGCCCCCAGAGGTATACCCCAAGTTCAAGTATCATTTGACATTGATGCCAATGGTATTTTACAGGTAACGGCTTTAGATCGGACTACTGGTAGAGAGCAAAGTATCACAATTCAAGGCGCTTCTACTTTAAGTGAATCAGAAGTGAATCGGATGATTCAAGATGCCGAAAAATACGCCGACATCGACCGAGAAAGGAAAGAACGGGTAGAAAAACGCACTCGTTCCGAAGCATTAATTTTGCAAGCAGAACGGCAATTAAGGGAAGTAGCCTTAGAAATGGGGATGCAATTTGCCCGTAACCGTCGCCAAAAGATTGACAATATTTGCCGAGAATTGCGTGAAAGTTTAAAAGATAATGACGATCGCGGTATTGACCAAGCCTACGCTGACCTGCAAGATGCTCTGTATGAGCTAAATAGGGAAGTGCGAGAGTATTATGCTGATGATGAAGACGAAGACTTGTTTGGCGCTATCCGTGACATTTTCACCGGCGATAAAGAAAAGGAACGAGAACGGGATTATCCCAGAGATACCTATCGAGAACGTGATTCTTATAGCCGGGACTATGGCAGAGATAATACCAAAGACTATGGCAAAGACTATGGTCGAGACAATCGTTCTTCCTCCTATGATAGTCCTCCCCCACGCAGAAGCCGTCCCAGCTATCAGGATAATTGGGATGATGACGATGATTGGCTCTAA
- a CDS encoding DnaJ C-terminal domain-containing protein — protein sequence MQNLQNFRDYYEILGVTKEASSEEIKKVYRRLARQYHPDLNPGNKEAEEKFKTIGEAYEILSDPSRRSQYDQFSRYWKQKGFAGAKQTQKPKAWGDNRVNGRTNQEVDPSEFPDFESFINTVIGVSSRQDNKNTAADTTPSDPFRTPRTKVSYTVNTPPRTTRRDIEARLTLPLEKAYQGGNERIRLEDGRSLEVTMPPGMVTGQTIRLRNQGIGGGDLYLKITVDPHPLFKLEGANIFCQVPVTPSEAVLGGQVEAPTLDGPVKMTIPPAVRSGQRFRLANKGYPGDNGKRGDQLVEVQIVTPKNITDEERQLYEKLREIETFKPRADLI from the coding sequence ATGCAAAATTTGCAGAATTTTCGGGATTATTACGAGATTTTGGGAGTAACGAAAGAAGCCTCTAGCGAAGAAATCAAAAAAGTTTATCGCAGGTTAGCAAGGCAATATCACCCTGATCTTAATCCAGGTAACAAGGAAGCAGAAGAAAAATTTAAGACTATTGGTGAGGCTTATGAAATCCTTTCCGACCCCAGTAGGCGATCGCAATATGACCAGTTTAGCCGCTACTGGAAACAAAAAGGCTTTGCTGGTGCTAAACAAACACAAAAACCCAAAGCTTGGGGAGATAATCGTGTCAACGGTCGCACTAATCAGGAAGTAGACCCCAGCGAGTTTCCTGATTTTGAAAGTTTTATTAATACGGTAATTGGTGTCAGCAGTCGCCAAGATAATAAAAATACGGCAGCTGATACCACTCCTAGCGACCCGTTTCGGACTCCCAGAACCAAAGTTTCATATACAGTTAACACCCCACCCCGCACCACCCGCAGGGATATAGAAGCACGATTAACTCTACCCCTAGAAAAGGCTTATCAAGGTGGTAACGAACGCATTCGTTTAGAAGATGGGCGATCGCTTGAAGTAACTATGCCACCAGGTATGGTAACAGGTCAAACCATCCGGCTGCGAAATCAAGGCATTGGTGGCGGCGATTTATACTTAAAAATTACCGTAGACCCCCATCCGTTATTTAAACTAGAAGGTGCAAATATCTTCTGTCAAGTTCCAGTGACTCCCAGTGAAGCAGTCTTAGGAGGACAAGTAGAAGCACCAACCCTAGACGGGCCAGTAAAAATGACCATTCCCCCCGCTGTGAGATCCGGTCAAAGATTTCGTCTAGCCAATAAAGGCTATCCTGGTGACAACGGTAAACGCGGCGATCAATTAGTAGAAGTTCAAATCGTCACACCCAAAAATATTACAGATGAAGAAAGACAGCTTTACGAAAAATTGCGGGAAATTGAAACCTTTAAACCCCGGGCTGATTTAATTTAA
- a CDS encoding J domain-containing protein — MSQNGTNLQSGKTTYYSLLGLHPSASVINIRRAYRELSKQYHPDTTELPATLATAKFQQINEAYATLSHPERRLSYDIKIGYSRFGVIQAPTDLNQSVHKPYDYSKSMYLDASDRPLSSGEIFVLFVLGLTLVGCLLLAIAIGFVRGETSLLSPTLNPNPQQQISYIYPLNTPASKNSKFIISSAKI; from the coding sequence GTGAGTCAAAACGGGACAAATTTACAAAGCGGCAAAACTACATATTACTCCCTGCTAGGACTGCATCCTTCCGCGTCGGTGATTAATATCCGTCGCGCTTATAGGGAACTGAGTAAACAGTATCATCCAGATACCACAGAATTGCCTGCTACACTTGCTACTGCCAAATTCCAACAAATTAATGAAGCTTATGCCACCCTCAGTCATCCAGAACGGCGTTTAAGTTATGATATAAAAATTGGCTATTCTCGCTTTGGTGTAATTCAAGCACCAACGGATTTAAATCAGTCCGTACATAAACCTTATGATTACTCAAAATCAATGTATCTTGATGCCAGTGATCGCCCCCTATCATCTGGAGAAATATTTGTATTATTTGTTTTAGGATTAACTCTTGTAGGTTGTTTGCTACTAGCGATCGCTATTGGGTTCGTTCGTGGTGAAACCAGTTTACTTTCCCCAACTCTCAACCCCAATCCACAACAGCAAATCAGCTACATCTATCCACTAAATACCCCTGCAAGTAAAAATTCAAAATTCATCATTTCTTCAGCCAAAATCTAA
- a CDS encoding DUF3143 domain-containing protein produces MPIPPSNTPLYSHPLPQIEQWLKDQGCQQDETELHCWRLQRPSWEAELWLDVEQITVRYIKAGENNKDIQRSFKYSLSREDIEQAVFFGP; encoded by the coding sequence ATGCCTATTCCCCCCTCTAACACACCTCTGTATAGCCATCCTCTACCACAAATTGAACAATGGCTAAAAGACCAAGGTTGTCAACAAGATGAAACCGAGCTACATTGCTGGCGATTGCAAAGACCTAGTTGGGAAGCAGAACTCTGGCTAGATGTCGAACAAATTACAGTGCGATACATCAAAGCTGGAGAAAACAACAAAGATATCCAACGTTCCTTTAAATATTCCCTGAGTCGGGAAGATATCGAACAAGCCGTTTTTTTCGGTCCCTAG
- a CDS encoding isoprenyl transferase encodes MTTQHTELQYLPLDLKKELLPQHVAVIMDGNGRWAKRQGLPRIMGHKAGVDAIKDLLHCCKDWGIKALTAYAFSTENWKRPQEEVEFLMTLFQRVLRQELREMVEENVQIQFVGNLQALPKALQEEISRSMAETKDNCSIRFTVATNYGGRQEILQACRAIAQKVQEGLLKPEEISEQVFEAHLYTAGIADPDLLIRTSGEMRLSNFLLWQMAYGEIYITDTLWPDFDRKEFHRALSAYQQRERRFGKI; translated from the coding sequence ATGACAACACAACATACTGAACTGCAATATTTACCTTTAGATTTAAAAAAAGAACTACTTCCCCAGCACGTTGCGGTGATTATGGATGGCAATGGTCGATGGGCTAAACGTCAAGGTCTACCCCGGATTATGGGGCATAAAGCTGGTGTTGATGCTATTAAAGATTTGCTGCACTGTTGTAAGGATTGGGGAATTAAGGCGCTGACTGCTTACGCTTTTTCGACGGAGAACTGGAAAAGGCCACAGGAAGAGGTGGAGTTTTTGATGACTCTGTTCCAGCGTGTTTTGCGGCAAGAACTGCGGGAAATGGTAGAGGAGAATGTGCAGATTCAGTTTGTGGGCAATTTGCAAGCTTTGCCAAAAGCACTGCAAGAGGAAATTTCTCGCTCAATGGCAGAAACTAAGGATAATTGCAGTATCCGATTTACAGTAGCCACAAATTATGGGGGTAGACAAGAGATTTTACAAGCTTGTCGTGCGATCGCTCAAAAGGTTCAAGAAGGTTTACTCAAGCCTGAAGAAATTTCTGAACAAGTATTTGAAGCACATCTCTACACCGCAGGAATAGCAGATCCAGATTTATTAATTCGTACCAGTGGGGAAATGCGACTTTCTAATTTTCTTCTTTGGCAAATGGCCTATGGAGAAATTTATATCACTGATACTCTCTGGCCAGATTTTGACAGAAAAGAGTTCCACCGGGCTTTATCTGCCTATCAGCAAAGAGAACGACGGTTTGGGAAAATTTAG
- the cdaA gene encoding diadenylate cyclase CdaA — MRDWWKQWLINLGWSQSLLFGTLDIVLVLALTYMILVIISERRTLWMVRGFIVLMLASAFSGTLGLPLLNFVLEKLVIGCAVAMAVALQSEFRRFLEQLGRGEFRQLFQPNRLAVPKSDSVIDEIVDAVKELSKNRIGALLILETSGPIDERDFSVPGVKLNAEVSKELIQTIFQPKTLLHDGATLIRGSRIVSSGIILPLSGRTASRQLGTRHRAAMGITERVENCICVVVSEETGSISLAERGTLYRPLTIKKLKESLEARFSPTVDREAVAPGLLSLVSQIGGQILALASRLVGLPFLLYERLCQGRATRSLLPPKDTSASRQKNKTEK; from the coding sequence ATGAGAGATTGGTGGAAGCAATGGCTGATAAACCTGGGATGGTCACAGTCCTTGCTGTTTGGGACTCTGGATATTGTGTTGGTGCTGGCGCTGACATACATGATCCTGGTAATTATTAGTGAACGCCGGACGCTGTGGATGGTGCGCGGATTTATTGTTTTAATGCTCGCCTCAGCATTCAGCGGCACTTTGGGGCTACCTCTACTCAATTTTGTCCTAGAAAAGCTAGTAATTGGTTGTGCTGTAGCAATGGCAGTAGCACTCCAGTCAGAGTTTCGTCGATTTTTAGAACAATTGGGACGGGGAGAGTTTCGCCAGCTATTTCAACCCAACCGCTTGGCAGTCCCTAAATCTGATAGCGTAATTGATGAAATTGTCGATGCTGTCAAAGAACTGTCAAAAAATCGGATTGGTGCTTTGTTGATTTTAGAAACTTCAGGGCCAATTGATGAACGAGATTTTTCTGTACCTGGAGTAAAGTTAAATGCAGAGGTTTCTAAAGAACTGATACAAACAATTTTTCAGCCAAAAACTTTGTTACATGATGGAGCAACTTTGATCCGTGGTTCGCGGATTGTGTCATCGGGTATAATTCTACCACTTTCGGGACGCACAGCCTCTCGTCAGCTGGGTACACGCCATCGGGCAGCGATGGGAATTACTGAGCGGGTCGAAAATTGCATTTGTGTCGTTGTATCAGAAGAAACGGGTTCTATTTCCTTAGCAGAACGGGGAACCCTATATAGACCACTGACGATTAAAAAGCTAAAAGAGTCTCTAGAAGCTCGATTTTCGCCAACTGTAGATCGGGAAGCTGTAGCACCTGGTCTTTTAAGTTTGGTTAGTCAAATTGGTGGTCAAATATTAGCGCTGGCTTCTCGTTTAGTTGGATTACCATTTCTTCTTTACGAAAGGCTATGCCAAGGACGCGCTACGCGTAGCTTGCTTCCCCCCAAAGACACGTCTGCTTCTCGCCAAAAAAATAAGACCGAAAAATGA